A region of Bacillus rossius redtenbacheri isolate Brsri chromosome 2, Brsri_v3, whole genome shotgun sequence DNA encodes the following proteins:
- the LOC134528879 gene encoding uncharacterized protein LOC134528879, protein MDNASYHSVQVDEAPSTCNRKDDIIQWLHRHNVPCTSDLKKAELLQLVKHHKPQHTVYKVDEVARMAGHRVIRLPPYHPVYNAIELIWAHVKGLIARRNTLPPFSQAKVLKLLQEAVHEITPDKWRKAVEHTQQTILHDWEQEGARDIAIEAIIVNLGQQDSSSNSDVSSVDESPTAGTSSQYDDLGVSPLCD, encoded by the coding sequence ATGGACAACGCCTCCTATCATTCGGTCCAGGTTGATGAAGCTCCATCAACATGCAACAGAAAAGATGACATTATCCAGTGGCTACATCGCCACAATGTTCCCTGTACCAGTGATTTGAAGAAAGCTGAGCTACTACAATTAGTGAAACATCACAAACCACAACACACTGTTTACAAAGTAGATGAAGTGGCTCGCATGGCGGGGCACCGAGTCATCAGGTTGCCACCGTACCACCCTGTTTACAATGCCATAGAACTTATCTGGGCTCACGTCAAAGGGCTCATTGCAAGACGCAATACTTTGCCGCCATTTTCCCAGGCAAAAGTATTAAAACTGCTACAAGAAGCTGTTCATGAAATCACTCCGGACAAGTGGCGTAAAGCTGTCGAACACACCCAACAGACTATTCTTCACGACTGGGAGCAAGAAGGAGCGAGGGACATTGCTATTGAGGCGATTATTGTGAACCTCGGGCAGCAAGACAGCAGTAGCAACAGTGATGTCAGTTCTGTTGACGAATCTCCTACAGCTGGTACCAGTTCGCAGTACGACGATCTTGGTGTATCGCCACTGTGTGACTGA